A stretch of the Arachis stenosperma cultivar V10309 chromosome 6, arast.V10309.gnm1.PFL2, whole genome shotgun sequence genome encodes the following:
- the LOC130936021 gene encoding indole-3-acetic acid-induced protein ARG2-like encodes MARSFANSKALSSLLQNQISKALTASRGYAATATGSVAARRGGGASSAIRSKKSSSSGEEKGEKVSWVPDPVTGYYKPENIKEIDVAELRASLLNKK; translated from the coding sequence ATGGCACGCTCTTTCGCTAACTCCAAGGCTCTCTCATCCCTCCTTCAAAACCAAATCTCGAAGGCTCTCACCGCCTCCCGTGGCTACGCTGCGACGGCAACAGGAAGCGTAGCAGCAAGAAGGGGAGGAGGAGCGTCCAGCGCCATCAGAAGCAAGAAGTCTTCTTCTTCAGGGGAAGAGAAAGGAGAGAAGGTTTCATGGGTGCCTGACCCTGTCACTGGCTACTACAAACCCGAGAACATCAAGGAGATCGACGTTGCCGAATTGCGTGCCTCCCTTCTCAACAAAAAATGA
- the LOC130936805 gene encoding U1 small nuclear ribonucleoprotein A, which translates to MSEPNAIAEIPQNMTIYINNLNEKIKLDELKKSLHAVFSQFGKILEVLAFKTLKHKGQAWVVFEDVNSASNALRQMQGFPFYDKPMKIQYAKTKSDIIAKADGTFVPREKRKRHDDKGKKRKDHVDPGLAGMGVNPAYAGAYGAAPAVSYPGGAKSMVPEAPAPPNNILFIQNLPNETTPMMLQMLFLQYPGFKEVRMVEAKPGIAFVEYGDEMQSTVAMQALQGFKITPHNPMLITYAKK; encoded by the exons ATGTCTGAACCCAATGCGATCGCTGAAATCCCTCAGAACATGACCATCTACATCAACAACCTTAACGAAAAGATTAAGCTTGATG AGTTGAAGAAGTCGTTGCATGCTGTTTTCTCTCAGTTCGGGAAGATACTGGAAGTGCTAGCGTTCAAGACTCTGAAGCACAAGGGTCAAGCTTGGGTGGTGTTTGAGGATGTTAATTCTGCTTCCAATGCTCTTAGACAAATGCAAGGTTTTCCCTTCTACGATAAGCCAATG AAAATACAGTATGCAAAGACTAAATCAGATATAATAGCAAAAGCTGATGGTACCTTTGTCCCGAGAGAAAAACGGAAGAGGCATGATGACAAAG GCAAAAAACGGAAGGACCATGTTGATCCTGGTTTAGCTGGAATGGGCGTAAATCCAGCATATgctggtgcctatggtgcagcTCCTGCT GTATCGTATCCAGGTGGTGCAAAATCTATGGTACCCGAGGCTCCTGCCCCACCAAACAATATTCTCTTCATTCAAAATCTACCCAATGAGACAACTCCCATGATGCTGCAAATGCTCTTTCTTCAATATCCTGGTTTCAAGGAAGTTAGGATGGTGGAAGCGAAGCCAGGAATTGCATTTGTGGAATATGGAGATGAGATGCAATCAACTGTAGCAATGCAGGCCCTACAAGGTTTCAAGATAACACCACATAACCCGATGTTGATAACTTATGCCAAGAAATAG